The Pseudarthrobacter sp. BIM B-2242 region AGCACCGGAGAGTCGATCTTCCAGCGTTGCCAGTAGAGCGCAACATCAACCGGTTTCCCGGGCGCAAGCTCCACGAGGCCCCCCTTCCCGACGTCGGCCATGCACTGCTGCTCCGGCAGCAGCCCCCACCCCAGACCCAGCCGGATGGCCTGCGCGAACTCGCCCGACGACGGCACATAGTGCCGCGGCGCTGCCAGGTCCGCGCCCGTCAGGCTACGGAAGAAACCGGTCTGCAGATCGTCCTTGCGGTCGAAGTCCACCACCGGCGCCCGGCTGCCGGCTGCCAGCCCGGGGCCGCCCGGCCACCAGCGCCGCACATAGCCCGGGCTCGCCACCGCCCGGTAGCGCAGGGCGCCCAGCGGCTGGACGCTGCAACCCTGGACGGGCTCCGGCGTTGCGGTGACGGCAGCCATCACCGCTCCGGTGCGCAACAGCCGTGCTGAATGCTGTTCGTCTTCCCGGTGGAGTTCAAAGCAGGTGCCGAGGTCGGGGGGAAGGCTGGCCAGCGCCTGCAGGAACCAGGTGGATAAGGAGTCGGCGTTGACCACCAGCGGGATGGGCGAGCCGGGTGTGGCCACGGTGCCGTCGAGCTCCTGCCGGGCATCCCATTCCAGCTGCCGCACCTGCCGGGCAAACCGCAGCACGGCCTCGCCGGCGGTGGTGGGGCGGACCGGGCTGGTGCGCTGCAGGAGGATCTGGCCGGCTGCATCCTCCATCGCCTTCAGCCGCTGCGAGACGGCCGACGGCGTGACGTACAGGCTGCGGGCGGCCGCTTCCAGGGTGCCTTCTTCCACCACCGCGGCGAACGTCCGAAGCTGCTCCAGCTGAAAGGACTTCATTAGCATTCCTTAATAGAAGTAAGAATATTTAGCTGGTCTAATTCTATGCCCCGCCCTAAATTGGAGGACATGGACTTCGCAGGACTGCTGGCACCGGCCGCGCTCGGCTTCGGCACAGGGCTCGCCCTCATTGTTGCCATCGGCAGCCAGAACGCCTTTGTGTTGCGGCAGGGTATCCGCGGCGAGCATGTGGCCGCCGTCGTCATCGTCTGCGGCGTTTCCGATGCGGTCCTCATCGCCGCGGGCATCGCCGGGGTAGGGGCATTGCTGCAGGCCAACCCGGTCATCGTGGATGTGGTCCGGTTCGCCGGAGCCGCGTTCCTGGTGGCGTACGGCGTCATGGCCGCACGCCGGGCAGTGCGTCCGGGCACCCTCACGGCATCAGGACGGCAGACCGCCGTCGGCCTTGGCACTGCCCTGAGCACGGTGCTGGCCCTGACCTGGCTCAACCCCCACGTTTATTTGGACACGGTCCTGCTGCTGGGATCGGTGGCCAACCAGCAGGCGCAGGACCTGCGCTGGTGGTTCGGCGCGGGCGCAATCGCCGCCAGCCTTGCCTGGTTCAGCGCCCTGGGATTCGGGGCCCGAATCCTGCGGCCCTTCTTTGCGAAGCCTTCCTCGTGGCGCGTCCTCGACGGCTTCGTCGCGGTGGTAATGCTCACGCTGGGGATCCGGCTGGCGGTAGGCGCCTGAGCGGCTCGGCTGGCTGCGGGCGGCTGGCTGCGCGGCTACCGCCGGGCGGCCAGCGCCGCGGCGAGAGCCGAGGCTGAGGCGGGGCTGCTGTCAATCCGCCAGTCCGTCTCCTTGGTGAAGTTGAACCAGACAAACCCGGTGACATCCGGCTGCGAGCGCAAGTATGAAACCAGGGCCGTGTTCCAGTCCGGCTTGTTCCCGCCGGCCTCAGCGCTAGCCGTCTCCGTAATAATGATCGGCTTGCCCGGTGCGATGGTGCGGAGCTGTGCCAGGTGCGGTCCGAACAGGGAAGACGGCATTTGCCAGGAACTCCAGGCCTGCGTGGTCCCCCAGTTGTAGGCGTCCAGGCCCACCGTATCCACGAAGGCATTCCCGGGGTAAAGCAGCGCGGGGTCCACGGATCCGCCGCCGTTGGGTGCCCATACCCAGTTGACGTTGGCGGCGCCGCCCGCTGTGACCAGGCCGTGGACATGCCGCCAAGCCCTGACGTAATCGCCGGGCTGGTTTCCGTTCACGGCCTCGCACCACGGATACCAGTCGCCGTTCATTTCGTGGGCGAACCGGATCATGAGCGGCCTGCCCCAGGCAGCAAGGGCGGTTCCCCACTGGCTGATGTAGGGGTCGAAGTCGCCGGCAGCGATCCGGGCCAACGAGTAGGCAGGCTGGGACACCCCGCTCCCTGCGATCCAGGGCTCCCACGTGACCAGCGGCGTCGCACCCCGGCTCACCACCGAGTCCAGTTCCGCCACGGGAGGAGGTTGGCGGAAATCTTTGTAGGACAGGACAATGCCAGGGCTTTCACCAACCAGGTCCGCGACGGCGTCAAGCTCCGCCCCCGCCGCCGCTCCACCGGGAGTGGCGACGCCGAAGCGGAGCAGCGGTGTGCCGGCAGCAGGGGCGCCGGCGAGGACAACGAAGGAAGTGGTCACCGCAGTCCTGCCAACAGCGACGCTCAGGCCGGCCTGGCCTTGGGCTGTTGCCGCGATGGTGGCCTGTGCACTGAAGGCCCCGGATTTTGTGGTCTGGAAGGTGACGGTCGCTGCGCCGCCGGTGACGGTTCCGGCGGCGGACTTGGGGAATCCTGATCCTGCCAAGGCAACCCTGGTGCCGGCCGGACCCGACGCCGGCGTGAGGCTGACGGCAGGAATTGGGGCTGCGGAGGCGCTTGCCGCGCTGAACCCGGCGTGGACAGCCGCCAGCCCAAATCCCAGCATGGCGCCGCGGCGCGTCAGATGTTCCATGGTCCCCCTTGTCATTCCGTGCGCAAATGGTGTTCCGTGCGCACAGTGACGCGCCGTTGGCCAATAGTAGCCAGCAGGCGGATCCATTGGGAATGGGCAGCGACGATTCGAACGGACAGGTCAGACCTGGCGTACCCGCAGCAAATCCGGTGCCTCATCAACGTCCGGAAGGCCGGAGGTTTCCCGCATCGTGATACCCACGGCGTGGGCAACGACGGCACCCAGCCCGCCGTCGTCGGGCGCTGATTCCAAGGCGGCGTCCCGGACCCGGCGCTGCTCGGCGGAGCCGGTGCCCCGCGAAATAATGTCCTCCACGCCTTGGCGGGCCAGCGACAGCTCGCCCTGCTCGGCAAGGACGGGCGCCAGGTAGTCCACGAGGGACCGGACCACGTCCGCCGCGGGGGCAGGCCGGAAGGTGCCAAAGTCCAGCAGTTCGCCGCCCATGCCGCTGCTGCTCGCCTGCCAGGCCGCCATCCGCAGCAGCACGGTGGGCACCGGCGCGGGTTCCACCCCCTCCCGCCATTCCCGGCTGGCCGACTCCACCAAAGCCCGCACCAGGACGGCGATCAGGGCCGCGTCCTCGGCCCGGAGGCAGACGTCGGCCACGCGGACCTCAACGGTGGGGTGGTTCCGGGACAGCCGGGCGTCGAAGTAGATCATGCCTTCGTCCAGCATCACGCCGCTGTCCAGCAGGCGCCTCACCACCCGCCGGTACTGGGAGTACGTGCCGAAAATGGCGGACGGCCCCGAGGTGGGCCACCGGTTCCAGGCCTGGGTGCGGTAACTCTCGAACCCCGTGGACAGCCCCATCCAGAACGGCGAGTTGGCGCTCAGGGCGGTGAGGACGGCCAGCTTGTCCCTGATCCTGTCCAGGACGGCAACGCCCTCGTCTTCGGACTCGATGTAGGTGTGGACGTGGAAGCCGCAGGTCAGCTGCTCCTGCGCGGTCAGGCCAAACCTCTCCAGCATGCGGGCGTACCGGGGGTCCGGGGTGGTGTGGCTCGCCAAACCAAACGGGGAGGTGGCCAGTGCGGCCACCCGGGCGCCGTACTTCCGGGCCGCCTGGTCTGCGAGCAGGCGGCCCGCACGGATCTGCGGCAGCAGATCGGAGTACTCAAGGCACGGCCGCGTCTGGGTCTCGATCTGCTCAAGCTTCAGTTCGGCGCTCAAGCCCATTTCGTCGTCGTAGGTGGCCTTGTTCCGGGTTTCCAGCGTTTGCTGGTCTGCCGGGGCGTCGTCGGCCGCCAGTCGATGCTCCGCGAGCAGGGCATCCGCCAACGCAAGCGGCAGCCCCGACTCTGGATCAACGATCAGGAGTTCTTCCTCGACGCCGAATGTTCGCATGTCTATATTGTGCGTCACGCGGCCAAGGCTGCGGCAGACCGGCCAGGGACGGGCCGCGCCCCTGGCCGGTCCCGGAACTTAGTCCTGGAAGTACTCCACCTTGGCGCCAATGGTGTTGAGCCGTTCGGCCAGGTCTTCGTAGCCGCGTTCGATGACGTAGATGTTTCGCAGCTCCGACACACCCCGCGCGGCCAGCATGGCCAGCAACAGGCAGGCGGCGGGTCGAAGGGCGGGCGGGCAGCCCACCTCAGCGGCACGCCACTTGGTGGGACCGTTGACGTAGATCCTGTGCGGGTCCAGCAGCTGCACCTGCGCGCCGAGCCGGTTCAGCTCGGTGAGGTAGATGGCACGGTTCTCGTAGACCCAGTCGTGGATCATGGTCTGGCCGTTGGCGTTGGCGGCGATGACCGCGAAAAACGGCAGGTTGTCAATGTTCAGCCCCGGAAACGGCATGGGATGGATCTTGTCCTCCGGCGCCCGCAGCTCGGAGGGCTTGGTGGTTACATCCACCAGCCGGGTGCGGCCGTTCCGCGCCATGTACTCCCCGGAAATCTCCAGCTGCTGGCCCATCTGCCCAAGCGTGGCCAATTCAATCTCCATGAATTCGATGGGAACGCGGCGGATGGTCACTTCGGAGTTTGTGACGATGCCGGCCGTGATCAGGCTCATCGCTTCGATGGGATCCTCGGACGGGAAGTATTCAATGTCGGCATCGACCACCGGCCGCCCTGTGATCTTCAGCGTGGTGGTACCCACGCCATCGATCTGCACGCCGAGCATTTCCAGGTAGAAGCAGAGGTCCTGGACCATGTAGTTCGGACTCGCGTTGCGGATCACGGTGGTTCCCTCGCGGTGCGCGGCGGCCATGATCGCGTTCTCCGTAACGGTGTCCCCGCGCTCCGTCAGCACGAAGGAGCGGTGCCGGGCGTCCGGCTTCGGAGCCTGCACCGTGTAGTAACCGGCGGTTGCCTCCACAGACAACCCGAACTGGCGCAGTGCCTGCATGTGCGGCTCCACAGTGCGGGTGCCCAGATCGCAGCCTCCGGCGTACGGCAGGCGGTATTCAGAAGACTCATCCAGGAGCGGGCCGAGGAGCATGATCACGCTGCGCGTACGGCGGGCGGCGTCCACGTCCATGGCGGCAAGGTCCAGAACGGCAGGGCGGCGCAGCCGGAGGTCCGTGTCGTTGAGCCAGGTGCATTCAACGCCGATGCTTGTCAGCACCTCCACGATCCGGTTGACCTCTTCGATCCGGGCGAGGCGGCGCAGCACGGTGGTGCCGCGGTTAATCAGGCTGGCGCAGAGCAGGGCGACGCCGGCATTCTTGCTGCTGTTGACATCCACGGCTCCGGAC contains the following coding sequences:
- a CDS encoding LysR family transcriptional regulator ArgP — its product is MKSFQLEQLRTFAAVVEEGTLEAAARSLYVTPSAVSQRLKAMEDAAGQILLQRTSPVRPTTAGEAVLRFARQVRQLEWDARQELDGTVATPGSPIPLVVNADSLSTWFLQALASLPPDLGTCFELHREDEQHSARLLRTGAVMAAVTATPEPVQGCSVQPLGALRYRAVASPGYVRRWWPGGPGLAAGSRAPVVDFDRKDDLQTGFFRSLTGADLAAPRHYVPSSGEFAQAIRLGLGWGLLPEQQCMADVGKGGLVELAPGKPVDVALYWQRWKIDSPVLNQLTGAVRETASTQLRQP
- a CDS encoding glutamate--cysteine ligase, translated to MRTFGVEEELLIVDPESGLPLALADALLAEHRLAADDAPADQQTLETRNKATYDDEMGLSAELKLEQIETQTRPCLEYSDLLPQIRAGRLLADQAARKYGARVAALATSPFGLASHTTPDPRYARMLERFGLTAQEQLTCGFHVHTYIESEDEGVAVLDRIRDKLAVLTALSANSPFWMGLSTGFESYRTQAWNRWPTSGPSAIFGTYSQYRRVVRRLLDSGVMLDEGMIYFDARLSRNHPTVEVRVADVCLRAEDAALIAVLVRALVESASREWREGVEPAPVPTVLLRMAAWQASSSGMGGELLDFGTFRPAPAADVVRSLVDYLAPVLAEQGELSLARQGVEDIISRGTGSAEQRRVRDAALESAPDDGGLGAVVAHAVGITMRETSGLPDVDEAPDLLRVRQV
- a CDS encoding LysE/ArgO family amino acid transporter, which gives rise to MDFAGLLAPAALGFGTGLALIVAIGSQNAFVLRQGIRGEHVAAVVIVCGVSDAVLIAAGIAGVGALLQANPVIVDVVRFAGAAFLVAYGVMAARRAVRPGTLTASGRQTAVGLGTALSTVLALTWLNPHVYLDTVLLLGSVANQQAQDLRWWFGAGAIAASLAWFSALGFGARILRPFFAKPSSWRVLDGFVAVVMLTLGIRLAVGA
- a CDS encoding glycoside hydrolase family 26 protein, giving the protein MEHLTRRGAMLGFGLAAVHAGFSAASASAAPIPAVSLTPASGPAGTRVALAGSGFPKSAAGTVTGGAATVTFQTTKSGAFSAQATIAATAQGQAGLSVAVGRTAVTTSFVVLAGAPAAGTPLLRFGVATPGGAAAGAELDAVADLVGESPGIVLSYKDFRQPPPVAELDSVVSRGATPLVTWEPWIAGSGVSQPAYSLARIAAGDFDPYISQWGTALAAWGRPLMIRFAHEMNGDWYPWCEAVNGNQPGDYVRAWRHVHGLVTAGGAANVNWVWAPNGGGSVDPALLYPGNAFVDTVGLDAYNWGTTQAWSSWQMPSSLFGPHLAQLRTIAPGKPIIITETASAEAGGNKPDWNTALVSYLRSQPDVTGFVWFNFTKETDWRIDSSPASASALAAALAARR
- a CDS encoding UDP-N-acetylglucosamine 1-carboxyvinyltransferase — encoded protein: MSQETAEHIAATLKDARMEKNWTQGQLAEALGTSQSAIARMEQGKQNLSLKMIQRLETIFERSIVKVGKPQMTHLRIEGGRTLSGAVDVNSSKNAGVALLCASLINRGTTVLRRLARIEEVNRIVEVLTSIGVECTWLNDTDLRLRRPAVLDLAAMDVDAARRTRSVIMLLGPLLDESSEYRLPYAGGCDLGTRTVEPHMQALRQFGLSVEATAGYYTVQAPKPDARHRSFVLTERGDTVTENAIMAAAHREGTTVIRNASPNYMVQDLCFYLEMLGVQIDGVGTTTLKITGRPVVDADIEYFPSEDPIEAMSLITAGIVTNSEVTIRRVPIEFMEIELATLGQMGQQLEISGEYMARNGRTRLVDVTTKPSELRAPEDKIHPMPFPGLNIDNLPFFAVIAANANGQTMIHDWVYENRAIYLTELNRLGAQVQLLDPHRIYVNGPTKWRAAEVGCPPALRPAACLLLAMLAARGVSELRNIYVIERGYEDLAERLNTIGAKVEYFQD